The nucleotide window TTCCGACCCACCTTCACCGACGCCGCTGTCATAGGATGTGGCTTGCTCTACTCCCAGGTCATCATTCGGGGTGATCGTGACTGCGGGCTTTTCCTTGGTCAAAAATTCTGCGGGAAACGTGAACGGTTTCATTGGCTTATCCTTTTTCGGATTGGCTAAATTGTAAGATTCTGATTTTGCTGAATGGCCCCTCCCCGCAAAACGGAGAGGGGCGCCTGAATTTTGCGCCTATTTGGCGTTACGCGTTGGTAATAATTTCCACGAACTCGTTGCGGACCGGCGCAAAGAACGGCGTGTCCGCCTGCCACCACCACATGTTGCCCAGAACGTCGGCGGTGTAGACCTCGTTGAACTGCGCCTTGAACTCGTCCGAGGCGTAGTCAGCGGCGCCCTGAACAGCCGAGTTGTATCCGGTATTGTTGGCGAACATGCCACCGGTTTCTGGCTTCAGCATGAAATTCATGAAGGCCACCGCCTGGTCTTTGTTCTCGGCGCCCTTCAGGATGCCGAAACTGTCGAGCCAAGTTATGATGCCCTCTTTGGGCGCGCGGTACAGGAAATCGCCGTTCTCACGGTTCAGCAGCAAGCCGGTCGTGTCCCAGGTCTGGCCGATGATGCTGCCCGCATCCTTGAACGCGGCGGTCGCTTCGGTTGCATTGTTCCAGAACGCGCCGAAATTTTCTTTCCGCTCCAACATCCACTTGGTGATATCGCCCCAGACGCGGCGCGCGTCGTCTTCGGATTTGTAGACGTCCAACATCCGGTTCGACGGGACTTCGCCCGTGGCGTCAAGATAAAGACCCGTTCCCATAATAACCGATTTCTGGCGGAACGCTGCTTTGCCCTTCGCGGCATCGACCCACAAGTCGCCATAGGACACCTGCCCGTCGATCGGCATCTCGGAAGAGTTATATGTCACACCTTCGGTGCCCCAGTCGAACGGCAGGAGGATCTGCTCGCCCTTGTGCACGCCGCCCAGCGAAGCGCTGTCACGCATGAAAGACGGGATCACGTTGTCGGTGTTGACGTCCGCGGGAACCGCCATTAAGAAGCTGTCACCATTGTCGTCGACATAGCCTGCCGCGTTGGTGATCGACGGAAAGACAACGTCGAAACCCTTGCCGCCCGACGCGCGCACTGTCGATTCCGCTTCGTCGTTCGAACCGTACGTTGTCAGGTCCAGCGTAATCCCGGTTTCGGCCTCAAAGGCCTCTGCGATATTGGGCTGAATATAGTCCTGCCAAGCAAAAACCTTGACGGTGCCGGACGAGGCCAGCGCGTCAGACGCTTTGAGGATTGCAGGTGCGGCAACGGCCGCCGCAGTCATTTGCAGCGCGGAACGACGCGAAACTTTCATAGGATATCCCCCTTGGATTCTTGATTGACGCTCGGAATAGAGCGCCCCGCGGATTTAATCGCGCTTCGAATCCACTGCGTGACGTTACCTTAAAAGATTTGTGACAGCGCCCTTGGCTCAGGTGCGCTTAACCATTGTTATTGCGTTCAGAGGGACTGCGCGACCGTGCGGCCATCACTTGATGCCAGCCCGCAGGAACGCCTGAACGAACTGCCTCTGAAAGATCAGGAAAACCGCGAGAAGCGGCAGTATCACCATCAGCGTCGCCGCCGAGATGACCGAGATATCGACGCCGTTTTCCGGTGCTCCGAAGATCGATAGCCCCACCGTCAGCGGGCGCGTGGTATCTGAGTTAGTCACCACCAGAGGCCATAGGAAATTATTCCAATGGGTCGCAACTGATACCAGAGCATAGGCAATATACGTCGAGCGCGCAGCCGGTATATACACATGCCACAGCACCCCAAGCAGACTGCACCCCTCGACCCGGGCCATTTCATCAAGTTCCTTCGGGACTGTCTTGAATGCTTGCCGCATCAGGAAAATCCCGAAGGCGGATGCCATGTAAGGCGCCCCAATCCCCAGGATACTGTCCAGCAGGCCCAGGTTGGCGGCCACCAGGTAATTCTCTACGATCAACACTTCGGGCAGGATGAACAGCTGCATCAGGACCAGCACGAACAGCGTTTCCTTGCCGCGAAACTCGACCTGGGTAAAGGCAAACCCAGCCAGCGTGCACAAGATGAACTGCCCGATAAGAACGGTCGTCACCAGTAGAAACGTGTTCAGGAAGTACCGCAGCCAGGGCGCGCCCTCCCAAGCGGTACGGAAGTTCTCCAGCGTCAGCGGCGCGGTCAGGTTGAAGTTGACCGCATCGCTCGTGGTGTGAAAGGCCGCCCAGACTGCAAAGGCCAGCGGCGAAATCCACAACACTGCAAGCACCAGCGCCCCCGCGGTTTCTATCCGGCGCGACACGCTCATCTGTAATGCGTCCGGCGGTCGATCACGAAGAATTGGATCGCCGCGACGCCCCCTAGGACGGCAAGCACCATGACCGTCATCGCCGCCGCCGCCGGGGCATCGAAGAAGGCAAACGCGTTTTCCCAGATATAATAAAGGATCAGCATTGAAGCGTCCGAGGGACCGCCCTTGGTCAGAATGAAAATGTGGTCGATCAGCTTCACCGAATTGATCAGCGCGTTCACGAGGATGAACAGCGTTGTCGGCATCAAAAGCGGCAGCACGATCCGCCGCAGATAGGTCCAGCGGCTTGCCCCCTCAATCTCGGCAGCTTCCTTGAGGTCCGGCGGAATGGTCTGTAAGGCGGCGAGGTAGAAGATCATGAAGAAACCGGCCTCTTTCCAGATCGTCACGATGCAAACCGCCCAGAGTGCCGTTTCGGGTTGCCCCAGCCAGTTGACCGACGACACCCCGAAAAGGGCGCCGATCTGGTCCAACACGCCAAACCCCGGCGTGTAGAAGAACAGCCACAGGTTTCCGGCAGCGATCATTGGCAAAACCGTCGGCGTGAAATAGGCCGTGCGCACGAAACTGCGCGCCGGGATCTTCGCGTTGGCCCACAGCGCCATGGTGAGCGCGATAACGATCGAGACCGGGATCGTCACGGCGGCATAGAAAATGTTGTTTTGCACCACTGTCCAAAAGGTCGGATCGTCGAACAGCCGCTGGTAGTTCTCGAACCCGACGAACTCGGACGGATTGCGGCGGGTCCCACGCGAAAAGACGGAAGTCCAAAGTGTTGCCAGCGAAGGATAGAAGGCAAAGGTCGACAGCATGACAAGCGCAGGCGTCAGAAAAAGCCAGCCATGCACGGCCCTGCGGCGGCGCATGAACGCCGCTTGCCCGATCTCTGCCGTCACGTCCGTGGGCATCCCGTGTTCCATTCGGTCAAAGAAACGGGGCGCCGCCACACACGTCGACGCCGCCCCGATCGGTTGGTCTTACTTATAGGCCGACAGCAGGTTTTCCGCTTTCGCCTGCGCCTCCGACAGCGCTTCCGCCGGTTCCTTCGCGCCGGTCAGCGCCGACTGGATGGCGTTGTTCAGCCCCTCACGCACCCGCGCCGTCTCGAAGGTCGAGAATTCGGCCACTGCATGTTCAAGCTGGTTGCGAGCGACCAGGGCCGGGGGAAACTCCTCCGTATAGGCTTTCAATTTTTCGGTCTCATAGGCGGCGGGCGAGACACCCATATACCCGGTCTGGATCGACCATTCGGCAGCCTGTTCAGGGGCGGTCATGAACTTGATCAGTTCAAGCGCGGCCTGACGCTCTTCGTCGGTGGCATCCTTGAAGATATAGAAATTGCCGCCGCCAGTGGGCGAACCCAACCGTTCGTTACCCGGGAGCATCGCAACACCGAAATCGAAGCTGGCGTCGTTCTTCACGGCGGTCAGGTTGCCGGTGGAATGCCACATCATCGCGGCCTGACCTTCCAGGAAGGCCTGGCGCAGCGTGCCCCACTCGACGGTGCCCTCGGGCATGATGCCGTGATCGGTCGACAGCGATTTCCAGAATTCCAGCGTTTCCACCACCTTCTCGTCATCGAAATTGGTGGTCAGCCCGTCGTCCGACATCACTTCCTTGCCGTTCTGGATCGCCAGCGCCTGGAACATCCAGTAGGGATAGCCCGTCGACGGGATCATCAGGCCATAGCGGCCGTCGGTGGTCAGTTCCTTGCCCATCGACACCAGTTCGTCCCACGTTTCGGGCGGGTTTTCCGGGTCAAGACCGGCATCGCGGAACATGTCCTTGTTATAATAGGCCACGATGGTCGAGCGCTGGAACGGCACGCCCCATTTCTTGCCCTCAATTTTGGAATTTGCCATCAGCGCCGGATAGAAACTGTCCAGCCACTGCTTTTCTTCTTCGGTCTCGACCACGTCCTCGAAGGGCACGATCAGGTCCTGTTCGATCAGGTCATACGCGTCGATCGAGAACATGACCGCCAGTTGCGCCGGGTCTCCGGAATTCAGCGCCGACAGCGCTTTGATGCGGGTGTCGTCGTAGTTGCCGGCATAGATCGCGTTGACGGTGATATCGGGGTTTTGCTCCTCGAAATCGGCGACGATCCCGTCCACCACCTCGGTAAGCGGGCCACCCACGGCAATGGGATAGTACATGGTCAATTCGGTCTCGGCAGCGGCCGGATTGACAAGGGCCGTGCTCGCGGTGAGCATGACGGCAGCAGTAGAGTAGCGAAGCATTTGGCCTTCCTCTTCAGTCTGATACGGGTTGGGGTTGGGGTGCCTTGCGGCTATCACGGGGCGCCGTTTGGCGATGGTTCGCCCCGTAATTCTGCTGCGGGTTCTCTTTGGCCCGGCCAGTGTCGGCGTCAAAGAGAACCCTGTGTTCATCGGGTATGCACAGCCCGATCTCGTCGCCCGGGCGCCAGTCAGCATGTCCTGGCAGGGATACGATCAGGCCACGCGCCGCCGGGTGATCCACTACCACATGCGTCTGCGCGCCCAGAAATTCGACATCGCTTACGCGAGCTGTCAGGTCGCCCGCCTCGGGCCGAAGGGCCGTTATGTGTTCGGGGCGAATGCCAATGGTCGCGCCCGTACGTCCCATCACATCGCCTTGAATCATCGCCATCGGCGGATCACCAATGAACTCCGCGGCGAAGGTGCTGGCCGGATGCGCGTAGAGCGTGGCGGGACTGTCGGCCTGCTCGACCCGACCATCCCGCATCAGAACCACCGTATCGGACAGCGACATCGCCTCGGTCTGGTCATGGGTGACGTAAATCACCGTGAGGCCCAGCTTGCGCTGCAAGACCTTGATTTCCCGGCGTACCGAATGGCGCAGCTTTGCATCCAGATTCGACAGCGGTTCATCCATCAGACACAGCGGATGCCCCGAGACGACGGCACGCGCCAGTGCCACGCGCTGGCGTTGCCCGCCAGACAGTTCGGCGGGCTTTCGCGACTCCAAGCCTTGGAGGCCGAGCATCTCGACGGCTTGGCTGAATTTCTTGGCCCGCTCCGGCTTGGAAACCTTGCGGACCTTCATCCCGAACGAGATGTTTTCCCTGACGCTCAGATGCGGAAATAGGGCGTAGGACTGGAACACCATCGACAGCGCGCGCTGCGATGCCGGCAGGTTCGTGACATCACGCCCCGCAATGCTCACGGTCCCACTCTGCGGCTGTTCAAGCCCCGAGATCAGCCGCAAGAGCGTAGACTTGCCACATCCCGACGGGCCCAGCACAGCCACAAAGTCACCCTCTGGCACATTCAGCGTTACGCTCTCGACGCCACCGCGACCATCCCATTGGCGAGTCACGGCATCGAGACACACGAAACCGGTCATTGCGCCGCTCCTGCGGCCTGCGCCAGCAGGATCCGGTCTTTCACAGTGTCGAGCACGTTGTCGAAGGATGGGTCTGGGCGGCGATCCAGCACGATCCTTTCCATGTCCGACAGATGCCCACCGACAGCCGCCGCGCGGCGTCCGAATTTGCTGCAGTCGGCCACAAGGATAGACACCCGGCTGTTCTCGCGAATTTGTTCTCGCGCCCGGACCTCGGGCTCATGGAAGTCCAGAAGGCAGCCATCGGTGTCAATCCCTCCCACCCCAAATATGCCGAAGTCGGCCCGGTAGTTTGCGAAAAGCTCGATGGATGCCTCGCCCAGAAAATCCCGGTCCGGAAGGCGCATCTCGCCGCCCGGCAGGATGATCCGATTGGCGGAGTTTTCCGAAAGCGCCATTGCGGCGTTGAGATTGTTGGTCACCACGGTCAGCGCATCTTTTTCGACTAAGGCCTGCGCCACGAGCGCCGGAGTTGTCCCGATCGATATGAAGACCGCGGCGCCGTCTGGCACCAGGTCGGCAACTGCTGCGGCAATGCGTTGCTTGGAGTCAAAGTTCAGGACAGAACGAGAGGCATAGGGTACGTTGGCGCTGCCATCCACGAATTCCGCGCCACCGTGCAGACGCCGCAATTTGCTTTCTTCGCAAAGTGCATTGAGATCCCGACGCACGGTGTGACTGGACACGCCCAATTCGCGCGACAGCGCATCAACCATGACCCGCCCTTGTTGTTGTGCAATCTCAAGAATCGCAGATCGTCTGTCCATTCGCGCGCCCCCTCTTGCTCATATGAGCAGTTGTCTGTGACAAGGCTATGAACACACATGGTGGCCAAGCGCGGACCTGCCTCGGAATGCAACGAGCTCTTTGGCAAGAACAACAACAACCCAAATCTCAACAGTTTGAAAAGACGACACAAAGACTAGCACCGGGGTGCGAATTACCCGCGTGCAAACAGGGGGCGGGAAGGACCCAAGCAGCAACCCGACAATTATCCGCCAAACTGCAGACGCTATCCGACGCTAAGTTGAAAACGGCTGCAAACCGATAGGGAAAAAAACTTCAGAAATCGCTTCGGCACACACGAAACCGGAAAATGCCACAGCCGTGCAAAACGATTATTGATCCGAATCATCTAAGCATTTGAATTAATTTAATTAAAATACATTCGCCTTCCTTCTTCGGGGAGGTTTGGTGGTCATCGATTATTCATTTCGTTTGACTGTCGCGCTTGGAAAATTCCGCTCAATCCGGGAAAAAAATCTGCGAATTAGAGAACACGCGGGTCGGCGCAATCAGTGGTTTCAGCGATCGAACCCACCCCTCCCGGGTGTCGTTCAAGGCCTCTTTTTTTGTTCACCGTGAGCGGACCCAAACAATAGCTGATCGCAAAACCTTCTATGGCAATTTTTCAGATGGCGGCCTTTCGCTGCAAGAGCGTTCGATGTCTTATGTGCGGGACGGAGCTGCCACTCGATCAAAACTCCGGAGGTCCGGTTTGAGACCGATTGCTGACCTGGGGACTATTTCTCGGATGTGCAAAAGTTCAGACATCGGTGCTGATGGTGTTAGACTTCGGTCGTTGGCCAAAAGCAGAGAACTATCGGGGCAATCCAAGGGATTCATTGAGGCGTCGATCATCCAAAACTCCCCAATACTCCGAGATCTTGTCGTCTCGAATCCCGTAGATGCTGACAAGTTCCCACTCCACTCGTTTACCCGTCGCCGCGACACCCATCCATGGCCCGAGGTGAGTCGCCGTGAAAGACTTATGTGCGACTACCTTGTCGCCCTCCGCCAATAGATGGTTGATTGCGACCTCCAAGTCGGGGAACGCGCACAAGATTGAAGCCAGCCCTTCGGTAAGTTGCACCAATCCACCGTCAAATACTCCACCAGCTACCCGAGAATGATCGACAAAATCCTCTGCAAAGATTTCCCCAATCGTCGCCAACGAGTGTTGCTCCTGCACCTCTTTGACATAGCGCATGACCAAAGCCTTGTTCTTGTCATTCTTTGCATGACAGGCGCTCATCAATCTTCTTCATCCTGTCTGTATGCGACCAGCAAGACGATAGCGTTCAATGATCAGATGCTAAATTCAGATAACCACAATGGGTCAGAGATATGAATGATGCAAGGTTGCTGGACGTCTGCTATATTTCAAATTGCCGCCGTTCGTTCCCGGTGCAGCAATCGTTTGATTGGGCTCAATCCTGCCGTTAGCCGCGCTTTACTCGCAGGTCTGCAATGCAGCAGATGCGACCATTATCGTCGAGGCCGTAGCCAGAAATTGGATTTCTCTATTCAATTTCCGTTTGTTGCAAAGAAAGGCTCCCTCTCCGGTCCCCGGGCAAAACGAATTCGTCTTTCCCCCTCCCCCCGATCACGCGAAGAAAATATGGCATCGATTGGTTCAGAGCTTCGCGACTTCCACACCGAGTTCGCTGCTCGCGACGGCAACCGCTTCTTCGACACTCATCTTTCCGTTCAGGCACCGGGCCTCCAAGTCTTCCAACGTATCCCTAGGCAATTGCATCACCGCGACCCAGCCCTGCTCGCCCCCTCGGAACGCGTCGGCAAGTTTGTTCTGGAACTGCCCTTCTTCCACGCTTTTTCTCTCACAGCATGCGGACGTTCGAGCAACACCCTCAATCGGCACCTGCTCCTCGCTGGCCTCTATTTCTTTTTCTGTTTCTTTTTCTATTTGGGCGGAACCCTTGTTCCTGTTTTTCGGAACCTCCGTTCCGGTTTTATGGAACACACGTTCCGTATTTAGACCCGGGATCAGATAGTCATTGGCTTTCTCACGCCCTCGATGAATAATCCTTTTTAAGTGGCCATTCTTCTCAAGGCGGGCGATGCACTTGCTCACGCCGCGATCGGTCATCGAAAGCTCTTCGGCGATCAATCCAATGGACGGAAAGCACTTGCCTGTCGTTAGATTGACGCGCCAGACAAGTCGCCCGAACACGAGGTTGTCGTGCGCAGTCAGACGTTCGTCGCGGGCTGCCTCGTTGATTTTCAGGAGCTTTTGATATGAAGATTTCTTATTCATTGCACGGAACGATCTGCAGCAGTCTCGACCCGCTGCTCGAGGATCCAGCTTTCCAGGTCTTCCCGCCTGTAGCGGATCGATCGCCCAATCTTGATAAATGCCGGGCCTTCCCGCCGTGTCGCCGCAACCTCGAGATACCGTTTTCCGATGCCGTATTCCTGCTCGACCTCTGAGCGGGTCAGCAGTTTCAGGTCAGACTGCTCTTTTTGTGACATCCCATACCTCCGGGTAACTTGCTGTTACCCCGAGATACACAGGCTCACATGCTGTCCGCATTTGATTGTATTTGAGATTTATTGAGCGAAATGCGCGCTACTCACGAGCTTCTTGGATTCTACTCATCAATCGGCGCTTTTTCGCATCGTAAGATGCACCGGGAATTTCATCGCCAAACCGGTCCAAGATATCCACGACAGCACCATGAACAGTCGCATCGCTATTCCGGTCCAACTCTTCGAGTATCTGGTCCACAAAGGGTTTATCTTTTGCCGTGTATCCGCCACGTCCTGCTGGGCGTCCAAGCTTTCTCGGTCTTGACCGGAACCATTCGGTAGGCAGGTCACGGGTCAGCACAACCCAATCGTTTATGTAATTGACTGGATCGTATTCTTCCTCCTTCCAGCGATCAGGATGCAAAAGCCGCGCACCGGGGAAAAGCTCTTCAACGATAAGCATGCGTCCCTCGCGCAAAGCAAGCAGGAGCGCGCGGTCGAGCTCTGCCGACAAGGCAAGGCAAGCCTGCCGAAACGCTAACCACCGGGCCCGATTTCATAACATTGCCAATGGCCAAGCCATTGTGCGTCTTCTCGATCGGGCAACTCGATCAGGCCAAGAGTTTCCACTTCCTCTGCGGAAGGCTCATGATCCAAGCTAACCAGCTTCTTCCGAGCTAGACGGTCGCCCAACGCATCGCTGATCTGTCGAGAAAGGCCTGGAACAGGTCCCTCCGGACCCAAGAGCGCCTTCCTGAAAGCGACCTCACCCTTGGAGGAGCTGCGCGTCCACGAGATATGCTCACCTTCAAGAATCGTCTGCCGAACACCCGATGGCAGCAGCTCGGGAGAAAAACGTTCCAGTGCTTCAGAAGTCATTGGCGGACCAACTCGGTCCAGTGAGGCAAGAGCCTTTTTCGCCTCATTCAGTATCAGCCATGGCGGTTCATGTTGGCGCGGATGAAGTGTTGCTTTTCCAGCCATGATGGTTTGGAGCGCTTCCAATTCAGGCAGTTCGCGCGGTCGCCCTGTTGCTGCTCCACGCTCGTCAAAAGGAAGCACTGAAATCATGACGACGTGCGACGAGATAGTTCGGCGCAGACCGTTTGCATTGCAGGTCTCAGCGCATCCAGTGATGGCTTCGCGTATCTCTGACCAGTGACTGACAGCGGCGTGTGGTTCAGAAGACGCCCCACGATCTCCTCGAGAAGTCCGGCTTCAACGGCGACCGTGCCAAATGTCCTGCGATGTGCATGCGGGCTCCATTGCAGACGCTTGGGAGCTGCGAGGCGCCCTTCCGGCCCTTTGGGCGAGGGAAACACCCAACGCCGATGCAGTCCGCGGAGCGGCGCGAGTATTTCGTGGTGCACCTGCAGAATCGGCAGGTCGAAACTTCTCCCGTTCTTCGTCATCGGGAGATGGATGCGGTCTTCGTGAACGTTTTTCCATTCCAGTGTGAAGGCCTCGGATTTGCGCAAACCTGTAAACAAGAGCAGTTCGAAGAATACCGCGTGGATCGGGTTCTGGAGATCGTCGATGACACGACGCCACGCCATCAGATCTTCGATGATGTCGCCGTCAGGTCGCTCCTCGAACCACTCGATAGCAGCGGTCGGACTTTCAGCCAGATCACTGGTACGTCTGGCATGGTTCCAAACGGTTCGAAAGTATTTCAACAGGTGGTTTGCTGCAGACGGCGTTCGCGCAAGCGAGGCGTGACGCTGAACAACCATGGACTTTGAAATCTCGTCCAACGGCAGTCGCATCCAGTCCCGCAAGTGAAGGTCAAACTGCTGCCTGATGCCGATCTTGTGCGTTGCCGACCGAAGCCTAGGTCTCGAGAGGTAAGCTTCCATTGCCTCCTCCAACGTTGGCACTCCGATCTGTACATGCCGCCCTGCCCCACGCCCCATTTCCAGAGCAAAGCCCAGAGCCGTCTGCCGGGCCGCTTGCGCCGAGACCAGTGGATAGCGTCCGATCAATCGACGCTGTGTTTGGCCACCGACGTCCTTCTGGAAATACCAAGTCTTCGACTTCTTGCCGACAAAGAGCACCAAACCCTTTAGCTCGGCATCCCAATACTTTTCGGTGCCGCTTTTTGCAGGTGTGATCTTCTTCGCGAAGGTTTCAGTAAGCTTTGGCATTTTGTCTGTATTTTGTCGGTAACGGCGTGAAAGTCAGCGCAACAGCATGAAGCACCACGCGACAATTAATCAAACAAAATGAAATATATAGCAACCCCAAGAAACTCCGTGATACTCAGATCACTTGCTTGGAAGGCTGAGGTCTTACCATTACACAACGCCCGCTCAACAGTTCAGAGGAGTATTTCATGCACTCGGCGGGGTCAAGTAGAACGTCCGTACACGGCCCTTAGCGGATGAGGTGGATGGCTCCTGCTCCACCGGCATCGAACGTGCCAAAGTGCAGTTGTCATAGACTGCGAGCAAAGGAGCCACCCAATGACAGTAAAGACTGTGGGCCTCGATTTGGCCAAGGACGTATTTCAAGTGCACGGCATTTCAGAGAATGGCCGGGTTATCTTCAACAAGGCAATCAAGCGCGCCAAGCTGTTGTCGTTCTCCGAGACGCTGGCGGCTTGCACGGTCGGCATGGAAGCGTGTGGTTCTTCGCATCACTGGGGCCGGCAGCTGCGTAAGCTTGGCCATGATGTGAAGCTCATGCCCGCTGGCTACGTCAAACCGTATGTGAAGCGCGGGAAGAACGACGCTGTTGATGCGGAAGCGATCTGCGAAGCAGTTCGGCGCCCGACCATGCGCTTTGTCGAGATCAAAACGGAGGAACAGCAAGCCATTCTCTCTATTCATCGAACGCGAGACCTGGCTGTTCGGCAACGCACCCAGATGGCCAATATGATCCGTAGCCTTCTGCGCGAGTTTGGGCATATCTTGCCCATCGGGATCGAAGCGGTAACGGCCTTTGCAAAGCGCCACCTTAACGGTGATCACCCGGACATGCCGGAGATCGCCAACAGCATGCTCGGCATCCAGTGTTATCAGTTCATCGGCCTGAACGAGCGCATTGACGGCTATTCCAAGATGATCGAACAACACGCGCTACTCAATGCGGATGCGCGTAGGTTGATGCGCATGCCTGGGATCGGGCCGATCACCGCCTCGGCGATTGTCGCCACGATCGGTGACGCGCATCAGTTCCGAACAGGACGTGACCTGGCGGCGTGGTTGGGCTTAACCCCGCTCAACAAATCGAGTGGGGGTAAGGAGCGTCTCGGCAAGATCACTAAGAAAGGCGATCGCTACATTCGAAAGCTGCTGGTCGTCAGCATGACATCGCGCGCCGTCATGGCGAAGCGCTCACCCGAGAAAGTCGACCTATGGACCGCCAAGACTATCGCGGACAAGCCGTTCCGGCTGGCCACAACCGCGATGGCGAACAAGGCAGCCAGGATCATCTGGGCGATGCTCACGAAGAAACAGGAATATCGGCAGCCCGCGTTCTGAGCGCGGCGACTGCTTACGCGATGCAAGACGTTGAAGTGATGATGCGGACTTAAGTCAACCAAGAGCAAGGACACTCCGGGAATGTCAGCGGCCATATTTTGAGGTCGATAAGCCGATTGGAACCTCGCTCGCGGAATTCATCAGGGCCAGTGGCGACAACGCCGCCACGCAAACAGGCCGGACAGACGACAGTACTGACGAACAAGACCGCAAAAGCCACAAGAAAACTCTTGCAATGCAGGAGCCATCCACAGACGACATTCAACGGATCAAGAATTCCGCACCGCAGCGAGCGCTTATCGGAATCTTCTGTCATGCTAAATCGCATTATCCAACTGCACACTCGCTCCTCGGGTGAGGCCTTCGGCCGATGATTTTGTTGCATGGAAACCGATATGGTGGTCGATCAGTCGTGACCAAGCTGACGCGAAAGCGCTTTCGCAATCGCAGGCCCGCTCGGCGCTCCGGGTTGCCGGATTGACCTCAAACGCTGCAGCAAGCGCCTTCTCCCAAGCGATTTCACTG belongs to Roseovarius sp. THAF27 and includes:
- a CDS encoding extracellular solute-binding protein, which translates into the protein MKVSRRSALQMTAAAVAAPAILKASDALASSGTVKVFAWQDYIQPNIAEAFEAETGITLDLTTYGSNDEAESTVRASGGKGFDVVFPSITNAAGYVDDNGDSFLMAVPADVNTDNVIPSFMRDSASLGGVHKGEQILLPFDWGTEGVTYNSSEMPIDGQVSYGDLWVDAAKGKAAFRQKSVIMGTGLYLDATGEVPSNRMLDVYKSEDDARRVWGDITKWMLERKENFGAFWNNATEATAAFKDAGSIIGQTWDTTGLLLNRENGDFLYRAPKEGIITWLDSFGILKGAENKDQAVAFMNFMLKPETGGMFANNTGYNSAVQGAADYASDEFKAQFNEVYTADVLGNMWWWQADTPFFAPVRNEFVEIITNA
- a CDS encoding ABC transporter substrate-binding protein, coding for MLRYSTAAVMLTASTALVNPAAAETELTMYYPIAVGGPLTEVVDGIVADFEEQNPDITVNAIYAGNYDDTRIKALSALNSGDPAQLAVMFSIDAYDLIEQDLIVPFEDVVETEEEKQWLDSFYPALMANSKIEGKKWGVPFQRSTIVAYYNKDMFRDAGLDPENPPETWDELVSMGKELTTDGRYGLMIPSTGYPYWMFQALAIQNGKEVMSDDGLTTNFDDEKVVETLEFWKSLSTDHGIMPEGTVEWGTLRQAFLEGQAAMMWHSTGNLTAVKNDASFDFGVAMLPGNERLGSPTGGGNFYIFKDATDEERQAALELIKFMTAPEQAAEWSIQTGYMGVSPAAYETEKLKAYTEEFPPALVARNQLEHAVAEFSTFETARVREGLNNAIQSALTGAKEPAEALSEAQAKAENLLSAYK
- a CDS encoding AlpA family transcriptional regulator, with the protein product MSQKEQSDLKLLTRSEVEQEYGIGKRYLEVAATRREGPAFIKIGRSIRYRREDLESWILEQRVETAADRSVQ
- a CDS encoding carbohydrate ABC transporter permease yields the protein MPTDVTAEIGQAAFMRRRRAVHGWLFLTPALVMLSTFAFYPSLATLWTSVFSRGTRRNPSEFVGFENYQRLFDDPTFWTVVQNNIFYAAVTIPVSIVIALTMALWANAKIPARSFVRTAYFTPTVLPMIAAGNLWLFFYTPGFGVLDQIGALFGVSSVNWLGQPETALWAVCIVTIWKEAGFFMIFYLAALQTIPPDLKEAAEIEGASRWTYLRRIVLPLLMPTTLFILVNALINSVKLIDHIFILTKGGPSDASMLILYYIWENAFAFFDAPAAAAMTVMVLAVLGGVAAIQFFVIDRRTHYR
- a CDS encoding DeoR/GlpR family DNA-binding transcription regulator, translating into MDRRSAILEIAQQQGRVMVDALSRELGVSSHTVRRDLNALCEESKLRRLHGGAEFVDGSANVPYASRSVLNFDSKQRIAAAVADLVPDGAAVFISIGTTPALVAQALVEKDALTVVTNNLNAAMALSENSANRIILPGGEMRLPDRDFLGEASIELFANYRADFGIFGVGGIDTDGCLLDFHEPEVRAREQIRENSRVSILVADCSKFGRRAAAVGGHLSDMERIVLDRRPDPSFDNVLDTVKDRILLAQAAGAAQ
- a CDS encoding helix-turn-helix domain-containing protein, giving the protein MNKKSSYQKLLKINEAARDERLTAHDNLVFGRLVWRVNLTTGKCFPSIGLIAEELSMTDRGVSKCIARLEKNGHLKRIIHRGREKANDYLIPGLNTERVFHKTGTEVPKNRNKGSAQIEKETEKEIEASEEQVPIEGVARTSACCERKSVEEGQFQNKLADAFRGGEQGWVAVMQLPRDTLEDLEARCLNGKMSVEEAVAVASSELGVEVAKL
- a CDS encoding carbohydrate ABC transporter permease produces the protein MSVSRRIETAGALVLAVLWISPLAFAVWAAFHTTSDAVNFNLTAPLTLENFRTAWEGAPWLRYFLNTFLLVTTVLIGQFILCTLAGFAFTQVEFRGKETLFVLVLMQLFILPEVLIVENYLVAANLGLLDSILGIGAPYMASAFGIFLMRQAFKTVPKELDEMARVEGCSLLGVLWHVYIPAARSTYIAYALVSVATHWNNFLWPLVVTNSDTTRPLTVGLSIFGAPENGVDISVISAATLMVILPLLAVFLIFQRQFVQAFLRAGIK
- a CDS encoding ester cyclase, which encodes MRYVKEVQEQHSLATIGEIFAEDFVDHSRVAGGVFDGGLVQLTEGLASILCAFPDLEVAINHLLAEGDKVVAHKSFTATHLGPWMGVAATGKRVEWELVSIYGIRDDKISEYWGVLDDRRLNESLGLPR
- a CDS encoding ABC transporter ATP-binding protein; amino-acid sequence: MTGFVCLDAVTRQWDGRGGVESVTLNVPEGDFVAVLGPSGCGKSTLLRLISGLEQPQSGTVSIAGRDVTNLPASQRALSMVFQSYALFPHLSVRENISFGMKVRKVSKPERAKKFSQAVEMLGLQGLESRKPAELSGGQRQRVALARAVVSGHPLCLMDEPLSNLDAKLRHSVRREIKVLQRKLGLTVIYVTHDQTEAMSLSDTVVLMRDGRVEQADSPATLYAHPASTFAAEFIGDPPMAMIQGDVMGRTGATIGIRPEHITALRPEAGDLTARVSDVEFLGAQTHVVVDHPAARGLIVSLPGHADWRPGDEIGLCIPDEHRVLFDADTGRAKENPQQNYGANHRQTAPRDSRKAPQPQPVSD